The Candidatus Gracilibacteria bacterium genome window below encodes:
- a CDS encoding ribonucleoside-diphosphate reductase subunit alpha, whose translation MRWLNDYSKQFLQNGYLLPGETTEERVTLIAKTAEKILGKAGWADKFYDYMSKGYYSLSTPVFANFGLERGLPISCFGSYIEDNMASILYTQGEVGMMSKYGGGCSGYFGALRARGTEIKNNGASSGAVHFMNLFESLINVVSQGSVRRGHFAPYLPVEHPDIEEFLNIGMEGNEIQKLTHGVTVTNAWLEEMVAGDEKKRDIWAKIIQRRTMMGYPYIFFTDNVNNNTVDVYKDKGLKIYASNMCTEIMLPSKKDWSFVCNLSSMNLLYYDEWKETDAVETMVQFLDAVMTEFIQKLEKLRDSADESERQGFYFMQRAYNFAVENRALGLGALGWHSYLQSKMIAFESQEARGLNREIFQTIHDRAYAASAELAQEYGEPEILKGYGRRNTTLLAVAPNTSSAFIIGQVSQSIEPWLSNAYVKDLAKIKTTIKNTALEKVLEAHGQNTRETWQFIRDHDGSVQHLEFLSQEEKDVFKTFSEIDQYAIIDQAADRQKFIDQGQSLNLMINPKTPAKDINAIYLDAWRQGIKTLYYQHSKSAAQELSRKIVCVGCES comes from the coding sequence ATGCGCTGGCTCAACGACTACTCAAAACAATTCCTCCAAAATGGTTATCTCCTCCCAGGGGAGACTACCGAAGAGCGAGTGACTCTTATCGCTAAAACTGCTGAGAAAATTCTCGGAAAAGCATGATGGGCTGATAAATTCTATGATTATATGTCAAAAGGATACTATTCTCTCTCGACACCGGTTTTTGCAAACTTTGGTCTTGAGCGAGGGCTCCCTATTAGTTGTTTCGGTTCGTATATTGAGGACAATATGGCGAGCATCCTCTATACACAAGGTGAAGTCGGCATGATGAGTAAATACGGAGGAGGGTGTAGTGGGTATTTCGGAGCACTTCGTGCTCGGGGGACTGAGATCAAAAATAATGGAGCATCATCAGGGGCTGTGCATTTTATGAATCTCTTTGAATCACTGATTAATGTTGTAAGCCAGGGGTCTGTTCGTCGAGGACATTTCGCACCCTACCTCCCAGTAGAGCATCCAGATATCGAGGAATTCCTCAATATCGGTATGGAAGGCAATGAAATCCAAAAACTCACCCATGGTGTCACGGTCACCAATGCGTGGCTTGAAGAAATGGTGGCAGGAGATGAGAAAAAACGAGATATCTGGGCAAAGATTATTCAACGCCGTACGATGATGGGCTACCCATATATCTTTTTCACAGATAACGTCAACAACAATACCGTCGACGTCTACAAGGACAAAGGCCTCAAGATCTACGCGAGTAATATGTGCACAGAGATTATGCTTCCTTCTAAGAAGGACTGGTCATTTGTGTGCAATCTCTCGAGTATGAATCTCCTCTACTACGATGAGTGGAAAGAGACAGATGCTGTCGAGACGATGGTCCAATTCCTCGATGCAGTGATGACAGAATTTATCCAAAAACTTGAGAAACTTCGTGACAGTGCCGACGAAAGCGAGCGACAAGGGTTTTACTTTATGCAGAGAGCGTACAACTTCGCAGTCGAAAATCGCGCTCTCGGACTCGGAGCTCTCGGATGGCATTCATACCTTCAGAGCAAGATGATTGCCTTCGAATCACAAGAAGCACGCGGACTCAATCGAGAAATATTTCAAACCATTCATGACCGAGCATACGCTGCTTCAGCCGAGCTCGCACAAGAATATGGTGAGCCAGAAATTCTCAAAGGATACGGACGACGCAATACGACACTCCTCGCTGTCGCACCAAATACTTCATCTGCCTTTATTATTGGGCAAGTATCTCAGAGTATCGAACCGTGGCTCTCAAATGCGTATGTCAAAGACCTCGCAAAAATCAAAACGACTATCAAGAATACAGCGCTTGAGAAAGTCCTCGAAGCACATGGACAAAATACTCGTGAGACATGGCAATTTATCCGTGACCACGATGGATCAGTCCAGCACCTCGAATTCCTCTCACAAGAAGAAAAAGATGTCTTCAAGACCTTCTCAGAAATCGACCAATATGCTATCATAGACCAAGCGGCTGATCGTCAGAAGTTTATCGACCAAGGTCAATCACTCAATCTGATGATCAATCCAAAAACTCCAGCAAAAGATATCAACGCTATCTATCTCGATGCATGGAGACAAGGCATCAAGACCCTCTACTACCAGCACTCAAAGAGCGCTGCTCAAGAACTCTCTCGAAAGATCGTGTGTGTAGGATGTGAGTCGTAG
- a CDS encoding efflux RND transporter periplasmic adaptor subunit, translated as MSLTQELKKKTSSRSRLFWIIGTTAVVALGAGWYYWGSSDAEEVVVAVPTEYTLKKGDITLGLTAEGTIQGDNILSLGFESSGKITAIKKNVGDTVKAGEVIATVDDAQARVDVQKARNSLSQAMMNYSIKVQPLSDLEKQQIEGTLAMNEIDYESKILGFEKDITASEKTITDLEKKLSDYQDDMIALIGTESTSAGSTNEKDFVIQVTDAYQAIKQNLITIDEFLGVSSEQQNTNDNYEYLIAAKDSQLKSTAEALWRTLNDAPMPTTTSIALTQGMIDSTLADISKMRTLASTMVDVMNATVADSILLPATTITTNKNAFSSMYTAMSSKYSTIANSLEADTDKRRSLEQQIAQVKTDIEYQKKDIVLKQKEIEQSRVSNEQQLANNKIDYILKLDPLSSDEKQLAQLQLESARIALQEKQLDLAKSQLKSPVDGVILTLVGHVGETAASTFATIATQGYTYVTSSISEDEIELVKVGQKALVTPESVPDAAFEGDVYYVSTIGDTDNNGIVTYKVLVRYSSDDTRLRTAMNVEISFISKQVKSVMVAPIKAVFAYDNSPHVRLKDGTLRKVVTGLSDGKETEIISGVEVGETILITN; from the coding sequence ATGTCTCTCACACAAGAACTCAAGAAGAAAACTTCTTCTCGATCCAGACTTTTTTGGATTATTGGTACAACTGCTGTAGTGGCTCTGGGTGCTGGATGGTATTATTGGTGATCATCTGATGCTGAAGAGGTAGTCGTCGCAGTTCCCACAGAATATACTCTCAAAAAAGGGGATATCACACTCTGACTCACAGCTGAGGGTACTATTCAAGGAGATAATATTCTCTCACTTGGTTTCGAAAGCAGTGGTAAAATAACTGCTATCAAAAAAAATGTGGGGGATACAGTAAAAGCGGGCGAAGTGATTGCTACGGTGGATGATGCCCAGGCACGTGTCGATGTACAGAAAGCGAGAAATTCTCTCTCACAGGCGATGATGAATTATTCTATCAAAGTACAACCACTTTCTGATCTCGAAAAACAGCAGATAGAAGGAACGCTCGCTATGAATGAGATTGATTATGAGAGTAAAATACTTGGTTTTGAAAAAGATATTACTGCCTCTGAAAAAACTATCACTGATCTGGAGAAAAAACTCTCTGACTATCAGGATGATATGATCGCTCTTATTGGTACAGAATCAACTAGTGCCGGATCAACAAATGAAAAAGATTTTGTTATCCAGGTCACGGATGCATATCAGGCCATCAAGCAAAATCTGATAACGATTGATGAATTTCTCTGAGTGAGCTCAGAACAACAAAATACCAATGATAACTATGAATACCTCATTGCTGCCAAAGACTCGCAACTCAAAAGCACGGCAGAGGCTCTCTGGCGTACTCTCAATGATGCGCCAATGCCTACTACGACGAGTATTGCCCTGACACAAGGAATGATAGATTCAACCCTCGCAGATATCAGTAAAATGCGAACCCTCGCATCGACCATGGTGGATGTGATGAATGCAACAGTTGCAGATAGTATTCTTCTTCCTGCTACCACTATTACGACTAATAAAAATGCATTTTCTAGCATGTATACTGCTATGTCATCAAAGTATTCTACCATCGCCAATTCTCTTGAAGCGGATACGGATAAGCGAAGAAGTCTGGAGCAACAGATTGCTCAAGTAAAAACCGATATAGAATATCAAAAGAAAGATATTGTCCTAAAACAAAAAGAGATAGAACAGTCTAGGGTTAGCAACGAGCAACAACTCGCCAATAATAAGATAGATTATATTCTCAAGCTCGATCCACTTTCTAGTGATGAAAAGCAACTTGCTCAGCTCCAACTCGAGTCAGCTCGGATTGCCCTGCAAGAAAAGCAGCTTGATCTCGCTAAATCCCAGCTCAAGAGTCCTGTGGATGGAGTCATATTGACCCTTGTTGGGCATGTGGGTGAGACGGCCGCGAGTACTTTCGCCACCATAGCTACCCAAGGATATACGTATGTGACATCCTCTATTAGTGAAGACGAGATAGAGCTCGTGAAAGTCTGACAAAAAGCTCTTGTGACACCAGAGTCAGTTCCTGATGCGGCATTTGAGTGAGATGTATACTATGTTTCGACCATTGGAGATACCGATAATAATGGTATTGTGACTTACAAAGTGTTGGTGAGATATTCATCCGATGATACTCGCCTGCGCACGGCCATGAATGTAGAGATATCATTTATTAGTAAACAAGTAAAAAGCGTCATGGTGGCACCCATCAAAGCAGTGTTTGCCTACGATAACTCTCCGCATGTTCGTCTCAAGGATGGCACACTTCGTAAGGTCGTGACGGGGCTCTCGGATGGTAAAGAAACAGAAATCATCAGTGGTGTCGAGGTTGGAGAAACAATTCTGATTACCAACTAA
- a CDS encoding ABC transporter permease, translating into MKKTDLFIIAFSSIVSNKTRTALSMLGVIIGVITIILVVAIGTGAQKQVQDQFKSLNVNTIMVMGMRGIDITQKDIDLIGESPYISTVAGFYRSNVSVNSSDASVGTVSLSGLGITADLFKIISLKFDTGAMFDATVEKEKYVILGYGALTQLFPNQTAASVMNTTVTIAKKDYTIVGVLQKSGAGFGPVTFDDAVYFPTKTYEKYIVKQKPLLQVIALAKDTKYVAQAVEDMTQKLTELHELESGSNNLRVIDAGSSVSTAIENAKTLTYLLIGVASIVFIVSGIGIMNVMFASVAERTKEIGILKSIGANQSSVLWQFLLESFILTLLGSLLGVIVGEVVIFFDPFGDTLPLLRSVYGDIMAVIFAMMTGIFFGWYPAWRASKLDPVDALRL; encoded by the coding sequence ATGAAAAAAACAGACCTCTTTATTATCGCATTTTCTTCGATTGTTTCAAATAAAACACGCACGGCTCTTTCTATGCTCGGGGTGATTATCGGTGTTATCACGATTATTCTCGTCGTCGCTATCGGTACTGGTGCACAAAAACAAGTCCAAGATCAATTCAAGAGCTTGAATGTGAATACTATTATGGTCATGGGAATGCGAGGCATCGATATCACACAAAAAGATATTGATCTTATCTGAGAATCTCCATACATCAGTACCGTGGCTGGTTTTTATCGGAGCAATGTTTCTGTCAACAGTAGTGATGCTTCAGTCGGTACGGTCTCCCTCTCTGGTCTGGGCATTACCGCCGATCTCTTCAAGATTATCAGTCTCAAGTTTGATACCGGTGCTATGTTTGATGCGACAGTAGAAAAAGAGAAATATGTCATCTTGTGATATGGGGCATTGACTCAATTGTTCCCCAATCAGACAGCAGCCAGCGTGATGAATACCACTGTGACGATTGCCAAAAAAGACTATACTATTGTTGGAGTACTCCAAAAATCTGGTGCAGGTTTTGGTCCTGTGACCTTTGATGATGCCGTATATTTTCCGACCAAAACATATGAAAAATATATCGTCAAACAGAAACCATTGTTACAGGTGATAGCCCTCGCAAAAGATACCAAATATGTCGCACAAGCTGTGGAGGATATGACGCAAAAACTCACTGAACTTCATGAACTAGAGAGCGGTTCAAATAATCTCCGAGTTATTGATGCCTGAAGTAGTGTCTCAACGGCGATAGAAAATGCGAAGACGCTCACCTATCTTCTTATTGGCGTAGCCAGTATTGTCTTTATCGTTTCGGGTATTGGTATTATGAATGTGATGTTTGCTTCCGTGGCAGAGCGAACAAAGGAAATCGGGATTCTGAAATCCATCTGAGCCAATCAAAGCTCGGTACTATGGCAATTTTTGCTCGAAAGTTTTATTCTGACACTTCTCGGATCACTTCTCGGAGTGATAGTGGGTGAAGTGGTAATCTTCTTTGATCCTTTTGGTGACACGCTTCCGCTTCTTCGCTCGGTGTATGGTGATATTATGGCGGTCATATTTGCGATGATGACGGGAATATTTTTTGGTTGGTACCCAGCATGGCGAGCATCCAAACTGGATCCAGTGGATGCACTAAGACTATAA
- a CDS encoding ABC transporter ATP-binding protein, which translates to MSVPIIALSGITKSYYLSNNIEIPVLKGIDLTIQRGEFVALMGHSGSGKSTLLNVMGLLHPADDGVYEFDGEDISLYRDDFSASYIRNRKLGFIFQLYYLIPRLTALENVMLPAIYAEQDFQTRKEKAMYYLHEVGLDDKMHNKPSELSGGQQQRVSIARALINEPDIIFADEPTGALDSTTTHEVMELISRLNQEGKTIIMVTHERDVAAYAKRIIVLKDGKVADTLSIHK; encoded by the coding sequence ATGTCTGTCCCAATAATCGCACTTTCTGGAATTACCAAATCGTATTATCTCTCAAACAATATAGAAATACCAGTTTTAAAGGGTATAGATCTTACGATTCAGAGAGGAGAATTTGTCGCTCTGATGGGGCATAGTGGGTCATGAAAATCGACTCTACTCAATGTGATGGGGCTACTTCATCCTGCCGATGATTGAGTATATGAATTTGATGGTGAAGATATTAGCTTGTACCGTGACGATTTCTCAGCGTCCTATATTCGCAATCGCAAACTCTGATTTATTTTTCAGCTCTACTATCTGATTCCTCGTCTGACAGCTCTCGAAAATGTGATGTTACCAGCTATCTACGCTGAACAAGATTTTCAAACTCGGAAAGAAAAGGCGATGTATTATCTGCATGAAGTAGGTCTGGATGACAAAATGCACAATAAACCCTCAGAGCTTTCATGAGGCCAACAACAAAGAGTTTCGATAGCTCGTGCCCTTATCAATGAGCCAGATATTATTTTCGCTGATGAACCAACAGGCGCCCTCGATTCGACGACGACACATGAGGTAATGGAGCTTATCTCCAGACTCAACCAAGAAGGAAAGACCATTATTATGGTCACTCATGAGCGTGATGTGGCTGCCTATGCAAAACGAATCATCGTCCTCAAAGATGGCAAAGTAGCCGACACTCTCTCCATCCATAAATAA
- a CDS encoding ribonucleotide-diphosphate reductase subunit beta — protein sequence MPIDKVRKRNQELVPFDRSRIEKALEKACEAVGQKELGFISDLTNKIVEDLKHKFAARDMIPGVEDIQDYVELHLMRSGHYEIAKEYITYRQKRIDERRRNIFKKRVNLKPYEYPELIEYVDAVRHSYWIHTEFSYTSDVQDFHVNLSDKERNAIRNAMLAIAQIEVSVKTFWGDVYKKIPKPEIGNVGATFAESEVRHQDAYSFLLELLGMNHEFEKIKEIPVIMNRIHYLDKAMLNARSEDNQEYAQAVLLFSLFIEHVSLFSQFLIIMSFNKHKNLLKGISNAVEATSKEEQIHGLFGIDLIRIIQEENPTWFNDEYREQIYALCREANDAESAIIDWIFEAGELDFLPKETVKQFVMNRFNNSLSSIGLDKIFEVNVAELEKTDWFDDEVIATKQIDFFNKRSINYNKRSTSITSGDLF from the coding sequence ATGCCTATCGATAAAGTACGCAAACGCAACCAAGAACTCGTCCCATTTGACAGGTCGCGTATAGAAAAAGCGCTGGAAAAAGCGTGTGAAGCTGTTGGCCAAAAAGAGCTCGGTTTTATCTCCGATCTTACCAATAAAATCGTTGAAGATTTGAAACACAAATTTGCTGCTCGGGATATGATCCCTGGCGTCGAAGATATCCAAGATTACGTTGAGCTTCACCTGATGCGTTCCGGTCATTATGAAATCGCGAAAGAATATATCACCTATCGCCAAAAACGTATCGATGAGCGTAGGCGAAATATTTTTAAAAAACGTGTCAATCTCAAGCCATACGAGTATCCGGAATTGATCGAATATGTGGATGCTGTGCGTCATTCCTACTGGATTCATACGGAGTTTAGCTATACATCCGATGTGCAGGATTTTCACGTCAATCTCTCAGACAAAGAACGAAATGCTATCCGCAATGCCATGCTCGCTATTGCTCAGATCGAAGTTTCAGTCAAAACATTTTGGGGTGATGTGTATAAGAAAATTCCAAAACCAGAAATTGGTAATGTCGGAGCGACATTTGCGGAAAGTGAAGTCCGACATCAGGATGCCTATTCGTTTCTTCTCGAACTTCTCGGGATGAATCATGAGTTTGAAAAAATTAAAGAAATTCCAGTTATCATGAATCGTATTCATTATCTCGATAAAGCGATGCTGAATGCTCGAAGTGAGGACAACCAAGAATATGCACAAGCAGTACTTCTCTTTTCGCTCTTTATCGAGCACGTATCACTCTTTTCACAGTTTTTGATCATCATGTCATTTAATAAACACAAGAATTTATTGAAATGAATCTCAAATGCCGTAGAAGCGACATCAAAAGAAGAACAGATTCACGGACTCTTTGGCATTGACCTTATTCGTATCATCCAAGAAGAAAACCCAACCTGGTTCAACGATGAATATAGAGAACAAATATATGCTCTCTGCCGAGAAGCAAATGATGCAGAATCTGCTATTATTGATTGGATATTTGAAGCAGGGGAATTGGATTTCTTGCCAAAGGAAACGGTAAAACAATTTGTGATGAACCGATTCAATAACAGTCTTTCATCCATCGGTCTCGACAAAATATTTGAAGTCAATGTGGCTGAACTCGAAAAGACTGACTGGTTCGATGATGAAGTCATCGCGACAAAACAAATCGATTTCTTCAACAAACGTTCTATTAACTACAACAAACGGAGCACGAGTATTACGTCAGGAGACCTCTTTTAG